Below is a genomic region from Cydia strobilella chromosome 1, ilCydStro3.1, whole genome shotgun sequence.
aaaaaacttattattacttTACTTACTATATACTTATCTACATTACATACGAAGCTAAGGAACGATGCAGACTTCTTAAAACTACCTTCAGCAGGCCAACTATGGGGGGTAGAGGACTATAAGGTGGcgggttttttttagtttgctGTTTTGCACTTATTTACTTTTGTAAAGGTTATATGGTTGACTAGATGAGAATGTCTTAAAGCAAGCGTTAAGCCCGCATTATCTGCCCAATTGTTAACTAtgtgtaaatttaattaaattaatagatCTCAGGTCTCAAAGTGATCGCCATTTTTAAAATCTACGTCTACGATCCGATTGCATCAAAATTACTATTGTTTTCAGGGCTCCTGTCTCCTGCTACTAATAACGTCAGTTATCGGTCCGACGGCGTGGCGCGTGGCGCTGCCCGGCGGCCTAACCCCAGGCGTGGTGTTCGAGCTGGTGTTGTACCTGTCCGCCATGTTGACATCGCAGACCACCATCCTGTTCAACATAtacaagtaaaaacaaaatttgagACAAACTTATAAGCTCCACAGAAGTTGCATTGAATTGTTTTGACATGTTTTCGAACCCTCATAGCCGGTGACTGTTTATTAAACACACaagttgaataaaaaaaaaaaaacagtattggCATATCTTTTTCTATTTGCGACTTtttattaaagtatttttactTGATCCTTATACATTATATTTATCCGTCGttaactataattattattatggtaAATTGGTAAAACGTAACgatatagaaaaaaaacttgGAACTTTTTTCTCTTTTTAGAGTATTTGGTGGTATTAAAAGAATTCGTGAATCTGAGTAGAAATtgaaaaacaacataaaatgaATTAAATTGGGGGTtaaggtttttaaaaattatttacgcTAAAGCTAAAATTCTCCAATTTCCAACAGGTCCTACCGCGACGGCACGGGCAAGATGCGCTCGTTCAACGAAGCGCTACGCCCCCTCTACCCCGTCGCTATCTTCTTCGCCGTCAGCTCGCTATGGGCGCTGTACTCGCCGAGCGACATCGTCGACCGCGCTCCGAGGCTGTTCTATATATTGACAGGAACCATATTCTCCAATATTAACGTGAGTGtagctctctctctctctaccCCGTCACCATCTTCTTCGCCGTCAGTTCGCTATGGGCGCTGTACTCGCCGAGCGACATCGTCGACCGCGCTCCGAGACTGTTCTATATATTGACAGGAACCATATTCTCCAATATTAACGTGAGTGTAGCTCTCTCTCTCTATCTACCCCGTCGCCATCTTCTTCGCCGTCAGCTCGCTATGGGCGCTGTACTCGCCGAGCGACATCGTCGACCGTAGACCGCGCCCCGAGACTATTCTATATATTGACGGGAACCATATTCTCCAATATTAACGTGAGTGTAgctgtctctctctctctaccCCGTCGCCATCTTCTTCGCCCTCAGCTCGCTATGGGCGCTGTACTCGCCGAGCGACATCGTCGACCGCGCCCCGAGACTATTCTATATATTGACGGGAACCATATTCTCCAATATTAACGTGAGTGtagctctctctctctctctaccCCGTCGCGATCTTCTTCGCCCTCAGCTCGCTATGGGCGCTGTACTCGCCGAGCGACATCGTCGACCGTGCTCCGAGACTGTTCTATATATTGACAGGAACCATATTCTCCAATATTAACGTGAGTGTAGCTCTCTCTCTCTATCTACCCCGTCGCCATCTTCTTCGCCGTCAGCTCGCTATGGGCGCTGTACTCGCCGAGCGACATCGTCGACCGTAGACCGCGCCCCGAGACTATTCTATATATTGACGGGAACCATATTCTCCAATATTAACGTGAGTGTAgctgtctctctctctctaccCCGTCGCCATCTTCTTCGCCCTCAGCTCGCTATGGGCGCTGTACTCGCCGAGCGACATCGTCGACCGCGCCCCGAGACTATTCTATATATTGACGGGAACCATATTCTCCAATATTAACGTGAGTGtagctctctctctctctctaccCCGTCGCGATCTTCTTCGCCCTCAGCTCGCTATGGGCGCTGTACTCGCCGAGCGACATCGTCGACCGTGCTCCGAGACTGTTCTATATATTGACAGGAACCATATTCTCCAATATTAACGTGAGTGTAGCTCTCTCTCTATCTACCCCGTCGCCATCTTCTTCGCCGTGAGCTATGGGCGCTCTACTCGCCGAGCGACATCGTCGACCGCGCTCCGAGACTGTTCTATATATTGACAGGAACCATATTCTCCAATATTAACATGAGTGTAGCTCTCTCTCTATCTACCCCGTCGCCATCTTCTTCGCCGTCAGCTCGCTATGGGCGCTGTACTCGCCGAGCGACATCGTCGACCGACTCGACCGCGCTCCGAGACTGTTCTATATATTGACAGGAACCATATTCTCCAATATTAACGTGAGTGtagctctctctctctctctctaccCTGTCGCCATCTTCTTCGCCGTCAGCTATGGGCGCTGTACTCGCCGAGCGACATCGTCGACCGCGCCCCGAGACTGTTCTATATATTGACGGGAATCATATTCTCCAATATTAACGTGAGACGTGAGTTAGCGTTAGTTACGCGGGATATTTGTAGCGTTACAAACCACCAAAAATTTGTAATTTCTAGTATAACCTGACACATCGTGAGTTATTTGGGGctttacttaatatttatttatgttcttcgacacacaacactaacgATATTCGAGTTATAAACTGTCGATATTTGTTTCcgcttacatttactaatgactggaTTTCATGTAGATGagaagtctttgaccagtgtgtgttgccagtgatgacatacggatctgagacgtgggcgctaacgatgggcctcataagaaggctcaaggtcacgcaaagggcaatggagagagctatgctcggggtttctctgcgtgatagagtcagaaatgatgatatccgcagtagaactagggtcaccgacatagctcgcagaattgcaaaccttaagtggcagtgggcggggcacattgctcgcggaactgatggccggtggggccggaagggtctggagtggcgtccgcgtaccggaagacgaactgccggtaggcctccaacaagatggagcgacgacctggtgaaggtcgcgggaattcggtggatgcgagcggcacaggatcggtcggagtggcgagccttgggggaggcctatgtccagcagtggacgtatatcggctgacatgatgatattgatgagaTCCTAAAACCCTTGTCCCGATTGAAATTGCAATTATACTCGATTAAATCCCGTGTTGTTGCCAATAGAGACAACAGAAATTTGCCGAGTTTTCTGCATTTcttatagttatatttttttgttacagtGCCGTCTAATCGTCGCCCAGATGAGCGGCACCCGATGCTCAGCTTGGAACGCATTACTACTGCCATACACTGTGTGCTGCGTCGCCTCACTCGCAATCCTGTCTCCAGCCGCGGAGCTATACTTACTGATCGCACTCACGGCGGCGTGTACTGTGGCGCATGTCTACTACGGCACTAGAGTGGTatgtttttagggatccgtacccaaagggaccctattactaagactccgctgtccgtctgtctgtcaccaggctgtatcttatgaaccgtgatagctagacagttgacatttttcacagacgatgtatttctgttgctgctataacaacaaatactaaaaagtacggaaacctcggtgggcgagtccgactcgcacttggccggttttttaacataCTTGGGCCATTCTACTTTTCGTTGTTCATAGGTTTTTGACACTTTcgtaaaatgcatattttagaATAATTGGCCATTACTTTCATTTTCTGTTTTGTGATGGAGAAATAGGCTTAATGAGGCTATCGATCCCGATAGCTTTGTTCAATAAATAACTactgtgaatattcttaatcACAGTAACTCAGCTTACAATCTTTTTCTGTTCTAGGTGCAGGAAATGTGCGAACACTTCAAAATCAACTGCTTCCATATTAAGTCAGCCAGTAAATAGATCCTAGtctaaatgtttattataattaattaaaggtTGCGGTAGATATCTGGTCAAGGTATTTGTTAAGGATATAGTGAAATTATGCCATATATGGCGTTTAATGTAAAGGCAATATCTAACTTTATGGTGGAAACGTGTATACAGATATATGAACACAGAAGGAACCTGTGAACCATTATAATTTGCGTACGAGGTCCGAAGAATCTTAAAGTACCCACACCATACCCGGGCCATTTTATTCAAAGTACACGAttattagccgggtccacacagagtgCGCATatgcgcgaggcaatttcctcgcgcacaaaacggccagtgtagacctGCCTCGGCCGAGCCGTCGCGCGCGACGGCACGTCTAAAAATGTCGATACACCACgcgcgcctcggccgaggcacgtctacattggccgttttgtgcgcgaggaaattgcctcgcgcgtatgctcgctctgtgtggacccggctttTCATTGTTTTATAAAAGCGGTTGGAATTACAATAAAACTGCCAAGGGAAAGGGGGGAACGAAGCACTTAACTAAATTGTTtctacttatttttttcttatacgCTACGTACGTGGGcgttttttttctgtagtgatgcactggacttttttttaggatatgtaaatttaatgttatttgtgcccagaatcatgagcgcatttacgtactttccatttcgttaccgccgtactcggccgtgcaaagtgtttgaaaaatggtaacggaatggaaaaataaaacttgggtCGCTTTTTTCCTCCTAGCAGGAACGAAGGAGCTCATGATGTAGTAGAAAAAACATTCaatttacctattttgaaaaaaaagtccagtgcatcactacagaaaaaaatgcccgcGTACAATGCCAATTGCCAAGTTTCTTGCTTTCTTCCGGGTGGGACTGTATTTCGAGTTAAAAGCCGGACTAATATTAATGTGACGGCATATATATTTCTTGTAATAGGTAGAAGTAGAACGAATCTCATCGCGAGCAACCGATTTCCATTcttttttataaactaatttaagtCTTCCCAAATATGGACTTTATTTACTTCCTTAGCGATTTTAAAGCTAGAATTTAACCAAATGTTACTAGAAACACTAGTCAATATAAACGCCACATATTCAATGgcatttttacatttatattagtAGTATAACATTTTCTCATGAAATTTTTAATCTTTAACAAACAATTCAATAGACAAATATTTTTCGATCATTCTTGTTGATTTCCATACTTATACAAATCTTAGTATGCGGTGTATTTTACAATTATTGAAATAGGGACATATTATttacccttaaatgcatgatttttttctttttgcccgaaatGAATATACATATGTGTTgcgtaattgtttgctgattatgggaaaaattgaaaaaaataaatataacctcgattttcactgcgaaattagtgttagaagttgcataggctaaatcatatttatgtaaatatgaaattttcAGCGAGAGAGTGTATGAAAAATTTTACtaccatcagaaaggtacactatttgtgatatacctatgataaagtttttaaatataaaataattacaaaccccgaaaaaaaccTTCAAAAACCACGTACTAA
It encodes:
- the LOC134747718 gene encoding ethanolaminephosphotransferase 1 codes for the protein MGRFLSKENLEGFDKYKYNSIDTSVLSNYVMHPFWNWCVQFCPVWVAPNLLTFTGFLLTVLNFLLFSYYDYGFFALTEAGGDGIPRWLWAVSAVNLFVAYTLDGIDGKQARRTGTSGPLGELFDHGLDSYSAVFIPACLYSIFGRAELSPLRMFFVIWNIFINFYLTHWEKYNTGVMFLPWGYDFTMIGSCLLLLITSVIGPTAWRVALPGGLTPGVVFELVLYLSAMLTSQTTILFNIYKSYRDGTGKMRSFNEALRPLYPVAIFFAVSSLWALYSPSDIVDRAPRLFYILTGTIFSNINCRLIVAQMSGTRCSAWNALLLPYTVCCVASLAILSPAAELYLLIALTAACTVAHVYYGTRVVQEMCEHFKINCFHIKSASK